Sequence from the Methanofollis sp. genome:
AAAGATCTCGTAGAGCGTGAGGGTGGACGAGAGCGCCTGCATGTAGGTGACCGCATGAGGGAGATCCGTCTCGATCCGCGTGCGGCGCCCCTCCGCCTGAAGGAGAGGGTAGAGGTAGACAGCAAGAAGCAACAGACCGACGACGGCGACAAAGCCGATCAGAACGGTAACGCCGTAAGGAAGGAAGGGGAGGATGTTGACCTCGACCCAAAAGACGGAGAAGAGGAGAACGGAGAGGATATAGAGAAAACCGGTAAGCAGGGCTATGATCAGACCGTACTGCAGGTAGCGGGTGACGGGGATCGGTATGTGGGCCGAGAGTAACGAGTGGGCTACCTCATCCCTGAAGTTACGGAACGCAGTTATCTCCTTCATTCCCGTTCCTGCACTGCCATTTCCTGTATCATCTGCCCGACCTCCGAGGGAGAGAGGGAACCCGCCCGGACCATATCCTCAAGGGCGGATCTTCGAAGAGTGATGGCTCCTTCAAGCTGCTCCCTGCTCCAGCCGTTCCGGTAGGCGATATCGTCAAAGACGGCCGACTGCTCATACACCCTGACGAAACTATCACTCCGGTGGTCCCAGGTGAAGAGCGGTTCCCACCGCACCTCGTTCTCAACGACCACGATCTCGTTCAGCGAGAGACACCGGCGGAAACCTCGCCCCTCATCATAGAGGAGGCTCTGCACCAGGATTAGATCGAGGGCGTTGAACATCGCCACCGGGACGTTGATGGGGTCATGGATCAGGCGGTTCACCGTCTCCCGTACGTTCCCTGCATGGACCGTGGAGTAGGTGGTGTGTCCGGTGTTCATCGCCTGGAAGAGGGTCTGTGCCTCCTCACCGCGCACCTCACCGACGATGATGTACTCGGGCCGCTGACGCAGCGCTGACTTCAGGAGATGGAACATGCCGACGTTGCCGGTGCCGGTGACGCTGGTGCTCTCCCGTGTCCGCATCGGCAGCCAGTTCTCGTGCGGGAGCTGGATCTCGCGTGTATCCTCGATAGAGACGATCTTTGCCACCGGGGGTATGAAGAACGAGATTGCATTCATCGTCGAGGTCTTGCCGCATGCCGTCCCCCCTGAGATGATCATGCTCTTCCGACTCACGACCGCAAGCCAGATGTGCGCCATCAGGTCGAGGCCATAGGTGTGGTTGGCGATCAGGTCGACCGGGGTCATAGGGTCGGCGCGGAACTTCCGGATGGTGAACGAGCTTCCCTTAGAGGAGATGATATCTGAGTAGGTGATCTGTGCCCGCGACCCCTCCGGGAGGGCGGCGTCGATGAGCGGGGTCGAGAGTGAGAGCTGCTTGTCGGCCTTCTGAGCGAGTTTGAGCACGAACTTGTTCAGTTCTTCCCCGCCAAAGACGCAGTTCGTCTGAATGTTGGCGTACCTCCGGTGATAGAGAAAGATTGGGACGCCGGGGCCGTTGCAGGTGATATCCTCGATCTTATCATCGTTCATCAGGGGGTCCAGTTTCCCGTAGCCGATGAAGTTGCGCCTGAGGAAGTATACGAGTACCTCCACCCGCTCATCAGGTATCTCGGGGTCGAAGGAGCGGATCACCTTCCGGAGGAGGTCCAGGTCGAGACCGAATTCGCCCCTCTTGCGGGCGGTATCATAGATCAGCATCGCCCTGAGCTGTTCAAACGTCTCCTCAAGGATGATCAACTCCTTCTCCGTGATCCCGGGTTCGACGATCTCATAGCCGAGGGTGATCGGGTCCCTGCGGTAGATGTTGGCGTAGGAGAAGGGAGGGGTCAGCCAGTAGCGTTCTACCATATCCACATCGGGGTCTGCGGGCGGGAGGTTCAGGATCAGGGGGGTGGGGTCCGGGACCTCGTCCGCGGTGATACCCCCACGAGGGGTCTCATTCGTCTTCTTCCCGAAGAGGGAGGAGATCTTCCCCCCGATGAGAGAGGAGAAGTCGAACATTATATCCCCCCGCGATAGCCATTTCCAGCCGGTTTGCCGTGATACTCGATGACCACATCCACCGCGCAGTTCCTGACAAAGACCGCCAGCGCGTAGTCTCCGGGGCCGAAGACGGCCTCGCTCTTACCCGACTCCGCCCCGTAGAGCGTCTGCCAGCCAAAGACCCTGTCAAAGACTGCGACACCGTCTTCGATGCGGTAGAGCGCGAACCGGGCGTCGCTATAGGGGGTCATCTCCTTAGAGTTATCAGAGTCCATATTCCGGATCGTATACGTGATCCGCCAGGGAACCGGGGCGATGACCTCGGTGACACCCCGGAACGAGTAGGCCCCTGGGTCCTCAAGCAGAGGGTCCCGCACCTCAAGGAGGTTCTCGTGGAGCCGCCATCTGTCGTCGTAGGTCCAGGAAACCCCAGCTGGGTACCAGGTGCTCGTGTAGTAGTCCTCCACAGGTTTCAGCCAGGTCTTCACCGGCGGGGAGAGCTCGGAGACCGGGATGCGGAGAGCCTCCGTGAGGCTCTCGTTTGCCAGGAACGGGGGCGCCTCGTCGAGTGGTTGCTTCCCGGCAATGGTGGTATCGGCATCGAGGCGGTCGTCCCGCGAGAGGGGGCGGCCCAGCCAGAGGCCGTCGCCGCCGTTGAAGAACGGAGCCATCCCATCGTAGGCGCTTCGCGGAAAACCTTTCTCCGCGGAATCCACGGTCCAGGCCGCGTTGACGATGATCAGCTGGTTCCAGATAGCGTCTTCCACGACGACGGTATGGGCATCGACAGGGGTTGCCCCGGTGACGAATGTCAGGTTCGCCGGGTAATACCGGAGATCGCTAACGTGACCGGAGGATGTGGCGTTGTGCCAGACGGCCTCACCAGAGTACCACCCTGATTCGAGATCGGCACCCTCCGGGGGGGTGACGCTACAGGTCGCGTTTCCGGGATGATAGACGAGCTTTCCTGCCGGGGCCTCCGCAACGGTCCAGTGAACCCGCCCGGGAACCGTGCCATCGGTGATCAGGGCAAGAGCAGTGGCCTCGGGGATGATCGTGCGCCGGTCGTGGGTCGCCGGGTAGTAGAGGAGGCCGACGCCGTAGCCCATCCGGTTGAGGATGGCGGCGGCAAGGACGGTATGGTCTTCACTGTCTCCTTCCCCTGTGGCAAGGGTTATGACCGGGTAGTTCGGGTAAGCGCCGGTCGCGTGGCGTTCCTCGTCTGTTGTGTAGTTGAGGCTCTCTGCGAAGGCGAGAACGTTGCCGACGGTGTCGCTGTCGCCGTACCCCAGCGCCAGGGAAGTCTCGAGGAACCAGCCTGCCAGGGTGCTGATGATCCCGTCGTCGCCGTCGGTCACGACATACTCGGCCATGCGCTCTGGTTTCTCTTCGTAGGTCCCGTATGATGAAGAGAGAAACCGCTGGTAGGTGGCGTTGGGGATGTAGAGGTCCATCTCCATCCTGCTTCCGCAGTAAGACCAGGCGTAGGACTTCAGGCCGGTGACCACCTCCTGTTCATCAGGGTCATAGGAGGGTTCGGGCCCGGGCTCGCCGGGGACCGGATCGGGCTCGGGGACATCTCCGTCACCACCGAGAAGACCGGAGAACCGGAGGGCGGCAACGGCGCCGACAATGACGATCGCGATCACAAGGACGACGATGATTTTGTTGAATAGAGTCTCGTCAAACGTGAGATCCAACCTTATCGCCTCCGTATCATGATGAGTGCTCCAAAGACCGCGGTAACGGCGATGAGCGCCTCAAACCCCGGAGACTGCGTCGTAGGCCGGGCCGCAGGCAGGGAGATGGGCGTGAACTCCGGCTCCACATAAGGCGTGGAGGCAGGTGTTGCCGGGGTCCGGTGCGGGAAGGGGTTCTGCGCATCGCTACCCGCAGTTTTGCGCTCGCTCCCCTCGGCGAGAAGCTCGAAGGTGCAGGTCTCTTTGTGATTGACATCCTTGCACCAGACAGTGACCATGTACTTCCCGGGATACCAGGTGCTGGTATCGATCGAGCCATAGGAGAACGAACGGACCCCGGTGACGCGGCTGTAACTCCCGGGAGTAGCACGATCGAACGGGATCTTCATGACGGTATTCGCCTTGCCCGATTCATGCATGTCAAGCGAGGTGACCGTCAGGGTCAGGGTGTCGGCAACGTTGGTTCCGTCGGGAGTCGTCCCCCCTCCGGCAAGGTTGGTGG
This genomic interval carries:
- a CDS encoding type II/IV secretion system ATPase subunit, encoding MFDFSSLIGGKISSLFGKKTNETPRGGITADEVPDPTPLILNLPPADPDVDMVERYWLTPPFSYANIYRRDPITLGYEIVEPGITEKELIILEETFEQLRAMLIYDTARKRGEFGLDLDLLRKVIRSFDPEIPDERVEVLVYFLRRNFIGYGKLDPLMNDDKIEDITCNGPGVPIFLYHRRYANIQTNCVFGGEELNKFVLKLAQKADKQLSLSTPLIDAALPEGSRAQITYSDIISSKGSSFTIRKFRADPMTPVDLIANHTYGLDLMAHIWLAVVSRKSMIISGGTACGKTSTMNAISFFIPPVAKIVSIEDTREIQLPHENWLPMRTRESTSVTGTGNVGMFHLLKSALRQRPEYIIVGEVRGEEAQTLFQAMNTGHTTYSTVHAGNVRETVNRLIHDPINVPVAMFNALDLILVQSLLYDEGRGFRRCLSLNEIVVVENEVRWEPLFTWDHRSDSFVRVYEQSAVFDDIAYRNGWSREQLEGAITLRRSALEDMVRAGSLSPSEVGQMIQEMAVQERE